One Enterobacter asburiae genomic window, CCGCCACCTGAATAAACTCTTTACCACGGTGGCTGATTTCCATCACCGACGTACCGAGACCGTTCCAGTCACAAAGTTCCTGTTGAGCCTGTTTAAGCACGTCTGCCGGTAACATTGCCGGACCTGAACTGAAATTAAAGACTTGAGCCATTTCCCCTCACCACGCTAAAAGCCATAAGTTATAACTGTGGATATCGGTTTTATCATTCAGTGACACGCGCCGCAATGTCTAAAACTTATGACCCGTGAAATGTGTCCCGCGTCACACAAAACAATCTGCCGCCTCGCTAAGACAAAACCGACAAAATGGCTGTCAGGTGATGCGTTTGGCCCGGCTAACCTTCGTCCATTCCGGATTTGCACAGCGGGGGCATAATTGGCGATCCCCCGGCTGCATCGCGACAACATGGCTACATCTTACGCAAGCATACTCGCCGGATTCCGGTACCGTTCTGAAACGCTCAATGAGCATATCCGGCAGGATACACAGTCCCGGCTTCACCTCGTCGTCAGAATAGTAATAGACGCTGATCTGCCCGTTGGTTTCCATGATCGCCAGCCTCACCTGCCCGAGCTGTTCAACGCTGTTCAGGCGAAGCTCCATAAAGAATTCAAACTCGGTCATATTGGCGCTTTGTACATTTTCCCAGGCCAGCTGTCCGTCCTCGACGATAACGACCGGCTTGCCTTCAAGCAGATCTTCCAGCTTTTCGCTTTTCGACATCAGCCACATGACAAGACGGTAAAGTAGCGCCAGTGAGACAAACACGATAAACACCGGCACCATCGGCACATCATCATAAAAGGCGACGTCCCCCGCCGCTGACCCCAGCGTCAGGATGATCAA contains:
- a CDS encoding DUF421 domain-containing protein, which gives rise to MKAFDLQRMAFDKVPPEFLGEVALRSLYTFVLVFLFLKITGRRGVRQMSLFEVLIILTLGSAAGDVAFYDDVPMVPVFIVFVSLALLYRLVMWLMSKSEKLEDLLEGKPVVIVEDGQLAWENVQSANMTEFEFFMELRLNSVEQLGQVRLAIMETNGQISVYYYSDDEVKPGLCILPDMLIERFRTVPESGEYACVRCSHVVAMQPGDRQLCPRCANPEWTKVSRAKRIT